ACACTGTTATCAGTGTCCCTTTTTACTGTTGCAACATCGTCAAAGAGTAGCTAGGTGAGTAATCCTTAAGCTACTCTTTGACATAAATCCAATTCATATTTCATTTACTACTTTTGTTTGCTACGATTTTGCTCATTGACTAAAGCAGTAAGTAATTTCATCCTCATCCCATCGGATAATCGACTCCACAACCTGACACTTATCTTCATTGGCTGCCTCCTTGTTCATTCCTAGCCCAGTATTAGATCAGTCAATGTGAATTTTTCAAATTAGACAAGTTTCTGCATTGAATCTAACTACCATATTGATAGCTGTCGTCATGTAGGGTACTAACTATCCGCGATGAGCGCAATTACCTTCAATCATCAATCTAGTCAAAATAATAATCTAGTCCGACCTACCCTTTGAACATTCTGAAATTTACATCAGTAAGGTTCTGCTTAGACACAAGTATTTTGCAAAACGTCTGATCATGTACTTCCTTTTATCCAACCCCTCCCCTTGAATATTTTTCCATTTATTATATATCGTAAATCATTTATTTTCAATATCAAACTATGAATCTAACTGAATCAGCGGTTGAGGAGAACGTTGGGTGTATCTTGAATGATTGATCATTCTTGGGTTCACTAGCCTCCTTAAACTCGCCCATAAGCTGCGCCGACGCGAGTTCCGCCTCCGCTTTCGCATCCCCACAACCCCCACCCACAAAAACAAAAATAGTCACCGCTCCTTTTTCAGAAAAAGGTGTAGTGACTATTTGTTTCCGCTCGCGCTATTCAATTACTAACTCATGACCGGGTAGGCCATGACTTCTCCGTTGATTTTCAGTCCGATGGGTTCGCCTGGTTGATAATGGTGTGTGCCGAGTAGGCGCACTTGAATTTCGTGACCGCCGAGGTGGTCGTCTAATTGTAAATGGACCAGTGAATCGTGACCGAAAAATGTGGTTTTGAGCACGCGACCCGAGACGGTGCCGTTTGCTGGTTTACCGATTACGAATTGTTCAGGGCGGATCATGATGACCGCTTTATCACAGTTTTTCAGGCAAGTTTCCGCGACGGGGAGCAGGTCTCCGAGTGGACATTCAACGATGTTTCCATCGCAAACGGCCGCTTCAAGAATGGTCGCTTCCCCAATAAATGTCGCCACGTCAATGTCGGCCGGATACTTATACAGCGTGACGGGGTCTGACGTTTGGATGCAGGCCCCACTGCGCATGACCGCGATCACGTCCGCCATCGAGAGGGCCTCTTCCTGATCGTGGGTGACAAGCACAGCCGTTGCGTTGATTTCTTTTAGGGCGGTTTTTACATCCTCGCGTAAAGTCGCTCGCAAGCCCGCGTCTAAGGCGCTGAATGGTTCATCGAGCAGCACCAACGATGGAGAGGGGGCCAAAGCTCGGGCTAAGGCGACCCTTTGTTGCTGGCCACCGGATAGTTCATGCGGCATCCGCTCGCCTAATCCAGGAAGTCCAACCAATTCCAGCATTTCATCGATCCGTTTGGACCGCTTTTCCCTGCGCGGCAAGCCGAAGGCGATGTTTTGGGCTACCGTAATATGCGGGAATAACGCTCCTTCTTGCGGCACGTAACCGACACGTCTTTTTTCAGGGGGAAGATTCAAGCCGTCTCCAAACACCTTTTTCCCGCCAAGTCGTATTTCTCCGCTGTCGGGAATTTCAAACCCAGCAATACACCGCAGCAATGTCGTTTTTCCGCACCCCGATGGACCTAACACGGCAAGCATATGGCCTGCGCTCACCTCTAAGTTAACCTGATGCAGCGCCTGCACATTCTGAAATGTTTTATTAAGATTTGAAATTTGAAGCTCAAACATGATCAACCCTCTTTTCTATTCGTAAATGAACGCATCGTCAGCAAGTAAACAGGCAACCCTGAAATTAAAATTAACAACGCGGCGTACGGAGCTGAAGCGGCAAATTCGGCATTGGCCGTATGTTCCCAAATCGCGACCGCTAACGTGTTCACGCCAGTAGGGCGCAGCAATAGGGTTGCAGTCAGCTCTTTCATAATTTGTAAAAAAACGAGCGCGGCTCCCGCCCCAACCCCCGGGGTAATCAGCGGCAGCGTGACTTTGAAGAAAACCGTAATCGGCTTTTTTCCCAACGTGCGGGCTACTTCCTCCAACCGCTCAGGCGCTTGTTCCATCGCTCCGCGGATCGATGATTGGGCAAGCGGCAAGTAAAGCATCGCGTAGGCGATCAACAGGAGGGGAGTCGTTTGATATAACGGATTCACGTACCGAACCGCGAAAAAGACAAACGTTAAACCGATCACAAGGCCAGGTAAGCAATGTATAAAATAGGGTAACCGATCCGCTAAAGATGGGAAAAATCCGCGATAGCGAATGGATAAGATCACTAAAGGTAACGCAAATAAAATGGTGATTAAGGCCCCGCTAAATCCAAACGTGAGCGTGGAATATAAAGCGGACCAAATTTCATTTGTCGGAAAAGAGACCGATGTCCCCGTGATGAGCCAGTAGGCGAGTGTGCCAAAGGGAACAGCCACGCCTAAAATCCCCAAAATCGTTAAGCCGAGCAAGACAAATGGTTTACTCCATCCGAGTTTGAGCAATGTTTGAGCCCGCGGCGCCCCTTTTCCAATACTTACATAACGGGATTTTCCGCGAACAATTAACTCCATAGCTAATATTATCACACATAGTAACAGTAAAACAGACGTTAACATGGCCGCCGACGCGCTGTTGAAGACGACGTTGTACTGATCAAAGATCGCTGTTGTGAACGTATCAAAGCGTAACAAGGACAGTGAGCCAAACTCTGCCAACATATGGAGCGCAATCAGTAATGCCCCGCCGAGCAGAGATGGTCGTAATTGCGGCAAAATCACACGCCAAAACGTACGCCATTTGCCAAGTCCGAGCGAGTGCGCCGTTTCTTCAAGGGCTGGGTCCATCCCGCGTAACGCGGCGGAAACGGGCAGGTAAACAAGTGGATAATTGGATAAGGTCAAAATCAGCACCGCCCCGCCAAACCCTTCAAGCTTCGAGCTAATCGAAATCCAACTGTAACTGCTCACAAAAGCGGGCACGACAAACGGCAAAGTGACGATAATGTTCCACACTTTTCTGCCTGGTAAGTCGGTCCGTTCAATAAACCACGCCGCTGACACGCCGATCAAAACGCATAGAATTGTTACACTGATATCGAGTTTCAACGTGTTAATGAGTAATTCGTAAACGCGAGGCCGAAAAATCAAATCGAGCGCTTGCTTCCAGCCCGCTTCTTTGGCTCGCAAAATGACATATAGGATAGGCAAGGAAGAAAGGACAATTAAGATAAATACGGGAAAAAGGAGCCACGTCGGACGTTTCTTCCGTGACCCCTTTTGTTTCTTCCCGAATAATGGCCGTTTTACTGATTGACTGGCCATTTTATAGCAAGCCGACCTCTTGCAATAGGTCCAGCGTCGCTTCACCATTACTGAACTCGCCTAAATCGAGCGTGCCGTTTGGCGGTGTTAATTCAGAAAATGGCTTTAACCCGTGTGTGTCCACCTTTTGGTTAAGTGGGTATTGCGCGCTGACGTCTGTTAAAACTTGTTGTCCTGCCTCACCTGTCGCAAATTCAATAAACTTTTGCGCTGCTTCCTTATGTTTACTGGATTTGAGAATCGCTACCCCCGATACAGAAACCATATCGCCAATGTCATGCGTTCCAAAGAAATACAACTTTGAATTCATGTTCTCCGCGCCTTTTTCGCGCGCTTCCTGATCCCAATAGTAGTTATTGATCAAAGCGACCGCAATTTCACCGCGTTCAACGGCTTCGAGCGCCATCTTATTTTTCTTATAAATCTTACCGTGTTCTTTTAAACCTTCCAAATACGCTTTTGCCGTCTCTTTGCCTTCTGTCTTAATCAAAGCCGATAACTGCATTTGGAATGCCCCGCTCGATGGCACAAAAGCGACTTTATCTTTCCATTCGGGTTTCGCAAAATCAAGCGCCGACTTCGGTAAATCCGCTTCATCGATCAATTCCGGGTTGTATGCAACCACACGCGAACGGGCGAGTAATCCCGTCCAGTTGCCATTCGGATCGCGGTATTCCGCTGGAATCGGTTCAAGCGCTGGATCATCGATTTTTTCAAGCAAATCTCTTTCCGCTAACATGAACAGAGGCGTTGTTTCCTCGGTATAAATGAGGTCCGCTGGCGATTTATCGCCTTCTTCCACGATCTGGTGAGCAAGCTCATTGCTGGACCCTTCACGTGACACAACTTTAATGCCCGTTTCTTTCTCGAAAGCTTCTATTAAAGCGATCGTAGCGTCCTTATGCTGCCCATTGTAGAGGGTGAGCGTGGTTTGTTCCTCTGAAGTTGCGCCGTCGCTGTTTCCATCTTTGTTGCCTTGTTGATCCGCATTGCCGCCACCGCACGCAGTAAGAGAAGTAACGAATAAGACCGCTAAAATGCTGGCAAAAATGCTTGATCGGGTGAATTTAAATGCCTTCATGATAATCCCCTTCCAATCAACATTGATAATTATTATCATTCTTAATTACAATTAAACTAGTTGTACACTCATCTGTCAACAACTTTTTACACAAAAACTACATTAAACTTATTGTTAGCGTTATCAGTGTCGTTATTCGATAAAATCTGGATTGATTGGCCGTGGAAATGGGGGCGGGGTGTGTGGGTCAGGGGATGTGCGTGTGAGCGGGGACAAGGGCGGTTTGATGGGGGGCGGGGGATTGATGCGCGGTGGGAAAAGGTGATTTGATGTGCAGTGGGAAAAGGTGATTTGATGTGCAGGGGAGAGTGTTATTGGGGGGAAGATTGGAATCATGTTCGGTGGGAAAGGTGATTTGATGGGGGCGGACGTGTACCCTTTTTGGTGGCGGGTGAGGTGAGCGTCGTTGGGAGGCGGTTCGGTTGGAGTCGTGTTTGGTGGGCGATCAGTTTGTAGGCGGACAGTCATTGTTAGGCGGTGGAAGACGTTGGGGAGAACGGCTACTTTTGCAAGGGGGCGGGACTATCTCTGGGAGAGGGCGGGTAGCCTTTTTAGTGGTGGGGACGTCTAGGTTTTTAAAGTGGGTCAATTTCGAGGCATCATCTTACCTCTTTTACTAAATGATGTTGTGGGTGGATTTGGAGAGGTTACCGTAGTTGACGAAAGTCCACGTATTGCAGGGTAGGCATTCAAACCTTGGGTGCATAGTTGTCAAAAGTCCACTTAACATGTGGGAGATCAGTGCGAAATCAGCGGTTGCGTGTTCTGTAAGGGTCGTACCTCCCGTTCCAGCGTTCACCCGCAACGA
This genomic window from Ammoniphilus oxalaticus contains:
- a CDS encoding ABC transporter ATP-binding protein, with translation MFELQISNLNKTFQNVQALHQVNLEVSAGHMLAVLGPSGCGKTTLLRCIAGFEIPDSGEIRLGGKKVFGDGLNLPPEKRRVGYVPQEGALFPHITVAQNIAFGLPRREKRSKRIDEMLELVGLPGLGERMPHELSGGQQQRVALARALAPSPSLVLLDEPFSALDAGLRATLREDVKTALKEINATAVLVTHDQEEALSMADVIAVMRSGACIQTSDPVTLYKYPADIDVATFIGEATILEAAVCDGNIVECPLGDLLPVAETCLKNCDKAVIMIRPEQFVIGKPANGTVSGRVLKTTFFGHDSLVHLQLDDHLGGHEIQVRLLGTHHYQPGEPIGLKINGEVMAYPVMS
- a CDS encoding ABC transporter permease; protein product: MVKRRWTYCKRSACYKMASQSVKRPLFGKKQKGSRKKRPTWLLFPVFILIVLSSLPILYVILRAKEAGWKQALDLIFRPRVYELLINTLKLDISVTILCVLIGVSAAWFIERTDLPGRKVWNIIVTLPFVVPAFVSSYSWISISSKLEGFGGAVLILTLSNYPLVYLPVSAALRGMDPALEETAHSLGLGKWRTFWRVILPQLRPSLLGGALLIALHMLAEFGSLSLLRFDTFTTAIFDQYNVVFNSASAAMLTSVLLLLCVIILAMELIVRGKSRYVSIGKGAPRAQTLLKLGWSKPFVLLGLTILGILGVAVPFGTLAYWLITGTSVSFPTNEIWSALYSTLTFGFSGALITILFALPLVILSIRYRGFFPSLADRLPYFIHCLPGLVIGLTFVFFAVRYVNPLYQTTPLLLIAYAMLYLPLAQSSIRGAMEQAPERLEEVARTLGKKPITVFFKVTLPLITPGVGAGAALVFLQIMKELTATLLLRPTGVNTLAVAIWEHTANAEFAASAPYAALLILISGLPVYLLTMRSFTNRKEG
- a CDS encoding extracellular solute-binding protein, with amino-acid sequence MKAFKFTRSSIFASILAVLFVTSLTACGGGNADQQGNKDGNSDGATSEEQTTLTLYNGQHKDATIALIEAFEKETGIKVVSREGSSNELAHQIVEEGDKSPADLIYTEETTPLFMLAERDLLEKIDDPALEPIPAEYRDPNGNWTGLLARSRVVAYNPELIDEADLPKSALDFAKPEWKDKVAFVPSSGAFQMQLSALIKTEGKETAKAYLEGLKEHGKIYKKNKMALEAVERGEIAVALINNYYWDQEAREKGAENMNSKLYFFGTHDIGDMVSVSGVAILKSSKHKEAAQKFIEFATGEAGQQVLTDVSAQYPLNQKVDTHGLKPFSELTPPNGTLDLGEFSNGEATLDLLQEVGLL